Proteins co-encoded in one Solea senegalensis isolate Sse05_10M linkage group LG8, IFAPA_SoseM_1, whole genome shotgun sequence genomic window:
- the LOC122773156 gene encoding olfactory receptor 11A1-like, producing the protein MMKMMLNSSQVSHFTLAAYSDPGLFKYVIFLILLCFYVLIIVANVLLIVVICMNRSLHEPMYLFMCSLFVNEVYGSTGLFPALLLHILSDVHTISAVFCYLQIYCVYSYATIELFCLTVMSYDRYLAICRPLQYHACMTSRTIVLLIALSWLFPLLAIIVLMMLTLHLQLCGNVINKVYCGNYSIVKLACSDARVNNIYGLVYTMISIVFPLILILITYVRILKVCFSGCKQTRQKAVSTRTPHLASLLNFSFGCLFQIIQSRFDMSSVPNILSILLSLYFLTCQPLFTPLLYGLKMSKICTICKRLLCGGR; encoded by the coding sequence atgatgaagatgatgttgaACTCCTCACAGGTGTCACATTTCACTCTGGCTGCTTATTCTGACCCCGGTCTCTTCAAATATGTGATCTTCCTGATTCTGCTGTGTTTCTATGTGCTGATCATTGTTGCTAATGTGCTGCTGATTGTAGTTATCTGTATGAACAGAAGTCTACATGAGCCTATGTACCTGTTTATGTGCAGTCTGTTTGTAAATGAAGTGTATGGCAGCACAGGCTTGTTTCCAGCCCTGCTGCTTCACATTCTCTCTGACGTTCACACCAtctctgctgttttctgttACCTGCAGATCTACTGTGTATATTCTTATGCCACAATTGAGTTATTCTGCCTCACTGTCATGTCCTACGACCGCTACCTCGCCATCTGTCGCCCTCTGCAGTATCATGCATGTATGACAAGCAGAACAATCGTGCTGCTCATCGCCCTGAGTTGGTTGTTCCCTCTTCTTGCAATCATTGTTTTGATGATGCTGACTTTACATCTGCAACTGTGTGGAAACGTCATCAACAAAGTTTACTGCGGAAACTACTCCATTGTGAAGTTGGCGTGCTCTGATGCAAGAGTCAATAACATTTACGGACTTGTGTACACCATGATCTCCATTGTTTTCCCGCTCATACTGATCTTGATCACGTATGTGAggattttaaaagtctgtttctcTGGTTGTAAACAGACGAGACAGAAAGCTGTCAGCACACGCACACCTCACCTGGCCTCGCTGCTCAATTTCTCCTTTGGCTGCTTATTTCAAATAATACAGAGCAGGTTTGATATGAGCAGTGTCCCTAATATTCTGAGCATCTTATTATCATTGTACTTCCTGACATGTCAGCCGCTGTTCACTCCGCTGCTCTACGGActgaaaatgtctaaaatctgcACCATATGTAAACGTCTGCTGTGTGGTGGCAGATGA
- the LOC122773816 gene encoding olfactory receptor 10J4-like, translated as MLKMMKMMLNSSQVSHFTLDAYLDPGLFKYVIFLTVLCFYVFIIVANVLLIVVICMNRSLHEPMYLFLCSLFVNELYGSTGLFPLLLLHILSDVHSVSAPFCFLQNVCLYSYGGGEYLILAIMSYDRYLAICRPLQYSTHMTGNRIAALIAFAWLCPLLLCVVMTSLSATLRLCGNVINKVYCDNYSIVKLSCGATTVNNIYGLFITCCSIFLPLALIFVSYAKILRICFSGCKQTRQKAVSTCSPHLASLLNFSCGAFFEIMQSRFNMNNIPNMMRIFLSLYWLTCQPLLNPLVYGLNLSKMRVICKSLISAEM; from the coding sequence ATGttaaagatgatgaagatgatgttgaACTCCTCACAGGTGTCACATTTCACTCTGGATGCTTATTTAGACCCTGGTCTGTTTAAATATGTGATCTTcctgactgtgctgtgtttctatGTGTTTATTATCGTCGCTAACGTGTTGCTGATTGTAGTTATCTGTATGAACAGAAGTCTCCATGAGCCTATGTACCTGTTTCTGTGCAGCCTGTTTGTGAATGAACTGTACGGCAGCACAGGCTTGTTTCcattgctgctgcttcacattcTCTCCGACGTTCACTCGGTCTCCGCCCCCTTTTGCTTCCTGCAAAACGTTTGCTTGTACTCGTACGGTGGCGGCGAGTACCTGATCTTGGCCATCATGTCGTACGACCGCTACCTCGCCATCTGTCGCCCCCTGCAGTACAGCACACACATGACGGGGAACAGAATCGCTGCGCTCATCGCCTTCGCGTGGTTATGTcccctgctgctgtgtgtggtgATGACGTCGCTCAGCGCGACTCTGCGGCTGTGCGGAAACGTCATCAACAAGGTTTACTGCGACAACTACTCCATCGTGAAGCTGTCGTGCGGCGCCACGACGGTCAACAACATCTACGGCCTCTTCATCACGTGCTGCTCCATCTTCCTGCCCCTGGCGCTGATCTTCGTCTCGTACGCGAAGATCCTGAGGATCTGTTTCTCGGGTTGTAAGCAGACGAGGCAGAAGGCAGTCAGCACGTGCTCGCCTCACCTGGCCTCCCTGCTCAACTTCTCCTGTGGGGCCTTTTTTGAGATCATGCAGAGCAggtttaatatgaataacattCCCAACATGATGAGGATATTTTTATCTCTGTACTGGCTCACTTGTCAGCCGCTGTTAAATCCTCTGGTTTATggcctcaacttgtccaaaatgagagTCATCTGTAAAAGTCTCATCTCTGCTGAAATgtaa
- the LOC122773146 gene encoding olfactory receptor 486-like: MKILLNSTQVSYFILGAYVDTGLFRYLFFLIVLCLYVMIIVSNVLLIAVICMNRSLHEPMYLFVCSLFVNELYGSTGLFPSLMLNILSNVHIVSASFCLLQVFCLYSYGGVEFFTLAMMSYDRYLAICHPLQYNTRITATKIQWLIAVTWLYPFFNNIFLVYSRTAPLQLCGNIINKVYCDNYSIIRLSCFDTSLNNIIGLAHMFTVIFCLIMLILYTYMRILRVCVMGSKQARQKAFSTCVPHLISLLNFSTGAFFEIVQSRFNMSHIPNIARIVLSLYWLTCQPLVNPLLYGLQMSKIRIVYKNLVFRRKV, from the coding sequence ATGAAGATCCTATTAAACTCCACTCAGGTGTCTTATTTTATTCTCGGAGCGTACGTGGACACCGGCCTCTTCAGATACCTCTTCTTCCTGATTGTGCTGTGTTTATACGTGATGATCATTGTTTCTAACGTGCTGCTGATTGCAGTTATCTGTATGAACAGGAGTCTACATGAACCCATGTACCTGTTTGTGTGCAGCCTGTTTGTGAATGAACTGTACGGCAGCACGGGCTTGTTTCCATCTCTGATGTTAAACATACTCTCCAACGTCCACATCGTCTCTGCCAGCTTCTGCCTCCTGCAGGTGTTCTGCCTCTACTCCTATGGTGGTGTGGAGTTTTTCACCTTAGCCATGATGTCATACGACCGTTACCTTGCCATCTGTCACCCTCTGCAGTACAACACGCGCATAACAGCCACTAAGATCCAATGGCTCATTGCTGTGACTTGGCTGTATCCGTTTTTCAACAACATCTTCCTCGTGTACAGCAGGACCGctcctctgcagctgtgtggGAACATCATCAACAAAGTCTACTGCGACAACTACTCCATCATCAGGCTGTCGTGCTTTGACACGAGCCTGAACAACATCATCGGCCTGGCGCACATGTTCACCGTCatcttctgcctcattatgCTGATCCTGTACACGTACATGAGGATTTTAAGAGTCTGTGTGATGGGCTCCAAACAAGCGAGGCAGAAAGCGTTCAGCACGTGCGTGCCTCACCTGATCTCGCTGTTGAACTTCTCCACCGGGGCATTCTTCGAGATTGTTCAGAGCAGGTTCAACATGAGTCACATACCCAACATTGCACGCATCGTCCTGTCATTGTACTGGCTCACGTGTCAGCCACTCGTCAACCCGCTACTGTACGGACTGCAAATGTCCAAGATACGCATTGTTTACAAGAACCTGGTATTTAGGAGAAAAGTGTGA
- the LOC122773518 gene encoding olfactory receptor 142-like: protein MRRRMKILLNSSQVSHFSLAAYSDPGPVKYVIFLVVLCYFLLIIFANVLLIAVICMNRSLHEPMYLFLCSLFVNELYGSTGLFPALLHHIIADVHTISTFFCFMQIYTIHFYGSVEIFTLSVMSYDKYLAICHPLQYHRRMTAAKVGAFTAFVWLYSVLATVVMISLTLSLQLCGNTIDKVYCDNFSVVRLSCFDTRVNNVYGLVYMFTVIVSLIFLILFSYMRILRVCFNGCSQTRQKALSTCTPHLASLINFSFGAFFEIVQGRFDMSRVPTTVRVFLSLYWLIGQPFFNPLMHGLILTKIRVVCKSLTFRK, encoded by the coding sequence atgaggaggaggatgaagatttTGTTGAACTCCTCTCAGGTGTCACATTTCTCTCTGGCTGCTTACTCTGACCCTGGCCCAGTTAAATATGTAATCTTCTTGGTTGTGCTGTGTTACTTCCTGTTGATCATTTTTGCTAATGTGTTGCTGATTGCAGTTATCTGTATGAACAGAAGTCTCCATGAGCCCATGTATCTGTTCCTGTGCAGCCTGTTTGTTAATGAACTATACGGCAGCACGGGATTGTTTCCAGCGCTGCTGCACCACATCATCGCCGACGTTCACACGATCTCCACCTTCTTCTGCTTCATGCAGATCTACACGATCCATTTCTATGGCAGCGTCGAGATATTCACTCTGAGCGTCATGTCGTACGACAAATACCTGGCCATCTGTCACCCTCTGCAGTACCACAGGCGTATGACAGCCGCCAAAGTGGGCGCATTCACGGCGTTCGTGTGGCTGTACAGCGTGCTGGCCACTGTCGTGATGATATCGCTGACGCTGAGTCTGCAGCTGTGCGGCAACACCATCGACAAGGTCTACTGCGACAACTTCTCCGTGGTTCGGCTGTCGTGCTTCGACACGAGGGTCAACAACGTGTACGGGCTCGTGTACATGTTCACCGTGATCGTGTCGCTCATCTTCCTCATCCTGTTCTCGTACATGCGGATCCTCAGAGTCTGCTTCAACGGTTGTAGTCAGACGCGGCAGAAGGCCTTGAGCACGTGCACGCCTCACCTGGCCTCACTCATCAACTTTTCGTTCGGGGCGTTCTTTGAGATCGTCCAGGGCCGCTTTGACATGAGCCGCGTCCCCACAACTGTGCGGGTCTTCTTGTCCCTGTACTGGCTCATCGGTCAGCCGTTCTTTAACCCGCTCATGCACGGACTCATCCTGACCAAAATACGTGTGGTGTGTAAGAGTTTGACCTTCAGGAAATGA
- the LOC122773519 gene encoding olfactory receptor 52D1, protein MNNSVNLLQITFTIYSSLGVYNVALVVFVFVFYVSSVCINVFLVMVICMDPRLYGRPMYVLLMNLCLCGMVGTTSVCLSIIKHVLHHNQQMSLQACLTQIFFNGMYSTCIFCILALMAYDRYVSICKPLLYHTIMTPLRVNLMLLVVYMVLSSFAGMQMYLTSRLQLCGHTVDRLVCYSMAIAYLSCKNSTVIYVYGLTCACFFIMLPSCLVILSYVHIFMVIVKKSKDSQRKALQTCTPHLVTFINFSVASLFGVIYNRLSRDLPKVVTIFITVNFFIIPPLLHPIIYGIKMQEIRQSISKRLKDKKRNCNFN, encoded by the coding sequence ATGAACAACTCTGTGAACTTACTGCAGATCACCTTCACCATCTACAGCTCTCTGGGTGTGTACAATGTTGCACtggttgtgtttgtctttgtcttctatGTTTCCAGTGTGTGTATTAACGTCTTCCTTGTAATGGTCATTTGCATGGACCCCCGCCTGTACGGCAGACCCATGTACGTGCTGCTCATgaacctgtgtctgtgtggcatGGTGGGCACAACATCAGTGTGTCTCAGCATCATCAAACATGTGCTGCACCACAATCAGCAAATGTCCTTGCAGGCATGTCTGACCCAGATCTTCTTCAATGGCATGTACAGCACCTGTATATTCTGTATTCTGGCGCTGATGGCATATGACCGCTACGTCTCTATCTGTAAACCACTGCTTTATCACACCATCATGACTCCACTGAGAGTCAACCTGATGTTGCTGGTGGTTTACATGGTCCTCAGCTCTTTCGCAGGCATGCAGATGTACCTGACGTCCAGACTGCAACTGTGTGGACACACAGTTGACAGGTTAGTTTGTTACAGTATGGCGATCGCTTACCTCTCCTGTAAGAACTCAACAGTGATTTATGTTTACGGTCTAACTTGTGCTTGCTTCTTCATCATGCTCCCGAGTTGTCTGGTCATTCTGTCCTACGTCCACATCTTCATGGTGATTGTGAAAAAATCTAAGGACTCCCAGAGGAAGGCACTGCAGACATGCACACCTCACTTAGTCACTTTCATTAACTTCTCTGTGGCTTCCTTATTCGGAGTCATTTACAACCGACTTAGTCGGGACCTCCCAAAAGTTGTCACGATTTTCATCACTGTGAATTTTTTCATCATCCCCCCTCTGCTCCATCCTATAATTTATGGGATCAAAATGCAGGAGATTCGACAAAGTATCAGCAAAAGGTTGAAGGATAAAAAACGGAACTGCAACTTCAATtga
- the polr2d gene encoding DNA-directed RNA polymerase II subunit RPB4 has translation MAAGGGTAPSHVGDVEEDASQLLFPKEFESAETLLNSEVHMLLEHRKQQNESAEDEQELSEVFMKTLNYTARFSRFKNRETITAVRSLLLQKKLHKFELASLANLCPESAEEAKALIPSLEGRFEDEELQQILDDIQTKRSFQY, from the exons atggCGGCGGGAGGCGGCACGGCTCCTTCTCATGTTGGTGATGTTGAAGAAGACGCTTCTCAGTTGCTGTTTCCTAAAG AGTTCGAGAGTGCGGAGACGCTGCTGAATTCTGAGGTGCACATGTTGTTGGAACACAGGAAGCAGCAGAACGAGAGCGCTGAGGATGAGCAGGAGCTTTCTGAGGTGTTCATGAAAACCCTGAACTACACAGCCCGCTTCAGTCGCTTTAAGAACAGAGAGACCATCACGGCGGTACGCAG TCTCCTCCTTCAGAAGAAGCTTCATAAGTTCGAGTTGGCCAGTTTGGCAAATCTCTGTCCTGAGTCTGCTGAAGAAGCCAAAGCTCTGATTCCCAG TCTCGAAGGACGGTTTGAAGATGAGGAGCTGCAGCAAATCCTTGACGATATCCAGACCAAGAGAAGCTTCCAGTActga
- the LOC122773520 gene encoding dual specificity protein phosphatase 14-like, giving the protein MAVSQVSPGLFLTDLDSALNCSVLTSRSVTLIINVSGLEGMSYPQLDGLQVFHIPIQDQPHAPLRHYFDHVTERINQNQTGATLVHCIAGRSRSAALIMAHLMRSEGLSLRQAHERVLECRPFIRPNAGFWRQLIDHEVALFGRNTVQMVRTPSGVLPEALPDLEDANAMAMYCVNI; this is encoded by the exons ATGGCAGTTTCTCAGGTgtctcctggtctctttctcaCTGACCTGGACTCAGCACTGAATTGCAGTGTGTTGACCAGCAGGAGTGTTACCCTCATTATAAATGTCAGTGGACTCGAGGGCATGTCTTACCCTCAGCTGGATGGTCTTCAGGTCTTCCACATCCCAATCCAGGACCAGCCCCATGCTCCCTTGAGACATTACTTTGACCATGTAACTGAACGGATCAACCAGAACCAGACAGGGGCAACTCTGGTACACTGCATTGCTGGACGAAGTCGGTCTGCTGCTCTGATCATGGCCCACCTGATGAG ATCTGAAGGTCTCAGTCTGCGCCAGGCTCATGAACGCGTTCTGGAGTGTCGACCCTTTATCAGACCCAATGCTGGTTTCTGGAGGCAGCTGATAGACCACGAGGTGGCACTGTTTGGCAGGAACACAGTGCAGATGGTGAGGACACCCAGTGGTGTCCTGCCAGAGGCTCTTCCCGACTTGGAGGATGCCAATGCCATGGCAATGTACTGCGTCAATATttga
- the LOC122773517 gene encoding uncharacterized protein LOC122773517 translates to MQNQESSTRPGVTAAHLFQKPVLPQVRYHPTIKAQNPRKGVVPKTSKPPETYKPVSQHGDNSTQVNLDPATRPKTQSVQKPVQKPVQRANSDPDRHSDSAPPTPAQVPLGLKVQLKRSVVQRVEVLTRGQRNNQDWFSWRKNRITASVAHRIAHCHFVNGKSRTPPASYLAAITGDSNHVQTRAMSWGVNMEAVAIHSYQKLKTTALGQPILVQDCGLFIDGQRPWLAASPDGIVTDRKTGQWLLCLEVKCPYKHRERRVEEACQDSGFCLEIEDRQMPGESPAYRLKTSHSYYTQIQCQLAVTGLQRADLVVYTTKETAIVPVTFDAEMWAETVSKLEIFYRDAVLPRLRETSAAWSPEQ, encoded by the exons ATGCAAAACCAAGAGTCCTCAACTCGACCTGGGGTCACTGCTGCCCATTTGTTCCAAAAACCTGTCCTGCCTCAGGTCCGGTACCATCCGACCATTAAGGCTCAGAACCCCAGAAAAGGAGTGGTACCAAAAACATCTAAACCTCCTGAAACCTATAAGCCAGTCAGCCAACACGGAGACAACAGCACCCAGGTgaatcttgatcctgcaacaaGACCAAAAACCCAGAGTGTTCAGAAACCAGTTCAGAAACCAGTTCAGAGGGCCAATTCAGATCCAGATCGGCACTCTGATAGCGCTCCACCCACACCAGCACAGGTTCCTCTGGGTCTGAAGGTGCAATTAAAAAGGAGTGTGGTGCAGCGGGTGGAGGTTCTGACCCGCGGACAGAGGAACAACCAGGACTGGTTCTCCTGGAGGAAGAACCGAATCACTGCCTCGGTGGCTCATCGTATCGCTCACTGCCACTTTGTTAACGGCAAAAGCAGAACCCCACCAGCCAGCTACCTGGCTGCCATCACAG GTGACAGTAATCACGTCCAGACCCGTGCCATGAGCTGGGGGGTGAATATGGAGGCCGTGGCCATCCACAGTTACCAG AAACTGAAGACAACGGCGTTGGGTCAGCCCATCTTGGTTCAGGATTGTGGCTTGTTCATCGATGGTCAGAGACCCTGGTTGGCTGCGAGTCCTGATGGCATTGTGACAGACAGGAAAACTGGCCAATGGTTGCTTTGCCTGGAGGTGAAGTGTCcctacaaacacagagagaggcgaGTGGAGGAAGCCTGCCAGGACTCTGGCTTCTGTCTGGAGATTGAGGACAGACAGATGCCTGGAGag TCTCCAGCCTACCGTCTTAAGACATCTCACAGTTACTACACTCAGATCCAGTGTCAGTTGGCCGTGACTGGCCTGCAGCGTGCCGACCTTGTTGTTTACACCACGAAGGAGACGGCTATTGTTCCCGTGACCTTTGATGCTGAAATGTGGGCGGAGACTGTGTCCAAGCTGGAGATATTTTACAGAGACGCCGTCCTGCCTCGTCTCAGAGAGACGTCAGCAGCATGGTCACCAGAGCAATAA